The proteins below are encoded in one region of Akkermansiaceae bacterium:
- a CDS encoding ABC transporter ATP-binding protein — protein MSNAITVKNLYRYFGPLKAVDGISFEVPHGSVCGFVGANGAGKTTTMRIMATLDYPTMGNVEICGINVVNFPAKVRSLIGWMPDHFGNYDHMTVLEYLDFYARALGYAGKERQMRVQEVMEFADLIPLADRLSNKLSKGMTQRLCLGRSLIHDPQILIMDEPAAGLDPKARVELKHLIRILAEEGKTIFISSHILSELGEMCDSLLFINNGRIVHHGDAESLRHGTDNTGGYFFDVQVLGNPQALSDWVVTNPYAEFIEARKQGGRLRVESIDVAARVLASMVKDGLQVVEFHKEQRNLEDAFIDMLDKVNKPPAMPQQP, from the coding sequence ATGAGCAACGCCATCACCGTCAAAAACCTCTACCGCTACTTCGGCCCGCTCAAGGCTGTCGATGGTATTAGCTTCGAAGTGCCACACGGCTCGGTCTGCGGCTTTGTGGGAGCCAACGGAGCCGGAAAAACCACCACCATGCGGATCATGGCGACACTCGATTACCCGACGATGGGCAACGTCGAGATCTGCGGTATCAACGTGGTGAATTTCCCCGCCAAGGTCAGGTCCCTGATCGGCTGGATGCCGGATCATTTCGGTAACTACGACCACATGACCGTGCTCGAATACCTCGATTTCTATGCCCGGGCACTCGGCTATGCAGGCAAGGAACGCCAGATGCGCGTGCAGGAGGTGATGGAGTTCGCCGACCTCATCCCGCTGGCCGACCGGTTGTCTAACAAGCTGTCCAAGGGCATGACCCAGCGGCTTTGCCTCGGGCGATCACTCATTCACGATCCCCAGATCCTAATCATGGATGAACCCGCTGCGGGGCTCGATCCCAAAGCCAGGGTCGAACTCAAACACCTCATCCGCATCCTCGCAGAGGAAGGGAAAACCATTTTCATATCCTCCCACATCCTCTCCGAACTCGGGGAAATGTGTGACAGTCTGCTCTTCATTAACAACGGTCGTATTGTCCACCACGGCGATGCCGAGTCACTGCGTCATGGCACCGACAACACAGGTGGCTACTTTTTTGATGTGCAGGTGTTAGGCAATCCGCAAGCTCTTTCCGACTGGGTGGTCACCAATCCTTATGCCGAATTCATCGAAGCCCGCAAACAAGGTGGCCGGCTCCGGGTCGAATCCATCGATGTCGCGGCCCGTGTCCTCGCCAGCATGGTCAAGGACGGCCTGCAAGTCGTTGAATTCCATAAAGAGCAACGCAATCTTGAGGACGCCTTCATCGACATGTTAGACAAAGTCAACAAACCGCCCGCGATGCCCCAGCAGCCGTAA
- a CDS encoding DUF58 domain-containing protein, which produces MTIDQLTLLYTQASVCAERLTLPLRSQVWRGMAGEFQGAGTGSSIDFQDHRAYMPGDDPRHINWQAYARTGQYTMKLYREEVRPVIDIILDASESMFFDPIKANRTAELFYFAVISAIQAGAATQIHIVRGDSHATLPMDAVTSHLWLDTVQAIRPGNMASPLALDQIQFRGNAIRVLISDLLFEGDPTPPLRLLNIQQGKPIILAPFLKSEANPAWEGNYEFVDVEVGSNHPHRIEKTTLKLYQKAYAAHFAEWHTASKRFNAPLARVCADQPLLDALNEEAVQAGALCIA; this is translated from the coding sequence ATGACCATTGACCAGCTCACTCTCTTATACACCCAGGCCTCTGTCTGTGCAGAGCGCCTTACCCTGCCGCTGCGTAGCCAGGTGTGGCGCGGCATGGCCGGTGAGTTCCAGGGGGCGGGCACCGGCTCATCGATCGACTTTCAAGACCACCGTGCTTACATGCCCGGTGACGACCCCCGGCATATCAACTGGCAAGCCTACGCCCGCACCGGGCAGTACACGATGAAGTTGTATCGCGAGGAAGTGAGGCCCGTCATCGATATCATCCTGGATGCATCCGAATCGATGTTTTTTGACCCCATCAAAGCCAACCGCACCGCAGAGCTGTTCTATTTTGCTGTCATCTCTGCCATCCAGGCCGGCGCAGCAACGCAGATCCACATTGTGCGTGGAGACAGCCACGCCACCCTCCCGATGGATGCCGTGACCTCCCACCTCTGGTTGGATACGGTGCAGGCGATCCGACCGGGAAACATGGCCAGCCCCTTGGCGCTCGACCAAATCCAGTTCCGCGGAAATGCCATCCGTGTGTTGATCTCCGACCTGCTGTTCGAAGGCGATCCCACACCGCCACTCCGACTCCTCAATATCCAGCAGGGCAAACCTATCATTCTGGCTCCATTTTTAAAATCAGAGGCCAACCCTGCATGGGAAGGCAATTATGAGTTTGTCGATGTCGAGGTGGGTAGCAACCACCCGCACCGCATTGAAAAAACCACCCTGAAACTCTATCAAAAAGCCTACGCCGCCCACTTTGCAGAGTGGCATACCGCGTCCAAACGCTTTAACGCCCCCCTCGCCCGCGTTTGCGCCGACCAACCGCTGCTCGACGCGCTCAATGAGGAAGCTGTGCAGGCAGGGGCACTTTGCATCGCCTAA
- a CDS encoding VWA domain-containing protein, protein MSFTAPEWFFLLPVFLLLGLVWRGLELWRPLRLLLLLVITALLVDPRISKQQDALDLWVLLDRSESTEDLIDKGLPEWKKLLERSKPSRHDRLHFIDYASEVVEQKPGTETAVYTGSRKLTRSNLAIQNILALAPEDRPSRILAFTDGYSTEPLAEAAVKLSRQGIPMDYRLVREETTDDFRVARLHLPVRTQVGEPFVLEVTVRGYTDAEVPLVIKRNGQTLSETKVKIVSGTGRAEFTDRISRTGSYEYSAEIQPEKDAHPGNNRMERWLEVVGGPRVLLVSKYINDPLAAALRDQDYDVQVVTEPGSLRVGQLAGARSVVFNNVPAFEVPSAFQDALNFYVREQGGGFMMVGGKQSFGSGGYFQSAIDNLLPVSMELKNEHRKLSVAMAVVMDRSGSMAATAGGGKTKMDLANTGAARAVELLGIMDQVCVFAVDSEPYRIVPLIEIKDKKNAIIGKIRRIRSQGGGIYVYTGLKAAWTELKKSTAGTRHVILFSDAADSEEPGKYKELIAEMTKEGCTISVIGLGTPKDADAAFLKDVAKRGNGRCFFTTRPAEIPRLFAQETVTIARSAFVTDPVGAKATGKWSEISAKPFSWPSEADGYNLSYAREDATTSLVTTDEYLAPLVAHARRGIGRTAAVSFPLGGKYSEKIRAWPQYGDFLQTLTQWLMGDQLPPGIGLRHRLEGTRLTIDLLYDTEEWSQKFAIQAPRIRLLNGEHAGTPYEVAWKRIAPGRFSLTQDLEEGTLVRGAIQTGEHAIPFGPIIVGSSTEWAFDPDRLAELRSVSAQTGGRELLDLSQAWLRPPVIHQADLRIPLAIAALLLILLDALITRTGWKLPKPSLVSSPGKSKAGNGAQKTGNKTYQKTHQESVSIDAKSTETTAPVVKPDTPSPPAQPQSTKAPAHQETTRSSRFDRAKRRK, encoded by the coding sequence ATGAGCTTCACCGCCCCCGAATGGTTTTTCCTGCTTCCCGTGTTTCTTTTGCTCGGGCTGGTGTGGCGTGGGCTGGAGCTGTGGCGGCCGCTGCGGCTCCTACTGCTGCTAGTGATCACCGCTTTACTGGTCGATCCCAGAATCAGCAAACAGCAGGACGCCCTGGATCTCTGGGTGCTGTTGGATCGGTCTGAATCGACCGAAGACCTCATCGACAAAGGGCTGCCCGAGTGGAAAAAGCTTCTGGAGCGCTCCAAGCCATCGCGCCACGACCGCTTACACTTCATCGACTACGCGTCGGAAGTGGTCGAACAGAAACCCGGCACGGAAACCGCCGTCTATACCGGCAGTCGCAAGCTGACCCGCAGCAATCTGGCGATTCAAAATATTCTCGCACTCGCACCCGAAGACCGGCCCTCACGTATTCTTGCCTTCACCGATGGATATTCCACCGAACCTCTCGCGGAGGCGGCTGTCAAATTGTCCCGTCAAGGCATCCCGATGGATTACCGCCTGGTCCGCGAGGAAACCACCGATGATTTCCGGGTAGCCCGCCTTCACCTTCCCGTCCGCACCCAGGTCGGCGAGCCCTTTGTTCTGGAGGTGACCGTCAGGGGTTACACCGATGCCGAGGTACCACTGGTCATCAAACGCAACGGCCAGACGCTCTCTGAAACCAAGGTTAAAATCGTCAGCGGCACCGGCAGGGCTGAATTCACCGACCGGATTTCCCGCACGGGCTCCTATGAATACAGTGCCGAAATCCAGCCGGAAAAAGATGCCCACCCAGGTAACAACAGGATGGAACGCTGGCTCGAAGTCGTCGGCGGCCCGCGCGTTCTGTTAGTCAGCAAATACATCAACGATCCACTGGCAGCCGCGCTTCGGGACCAGGATTATGATGTACAGGTCGTCACCGAGCCAGGCAGCCTGAGGGTGGGCCAACTTGCTGGCGCCCGGTCGGTCGTTTTTAACAACGTGCCGGCCTTCGAAGTCCCCTCCGCGTTCCAGGACGCACTGAATTTCTATGTGCGGGAGCAGGGCGGCGGGTTCATGATGGTGGGCGGCAAGCAGTCGTTCGGCTCCGGGGGCTACTTCCAATCGGCGATCGACAACCTCCTGCCTGTCTCCATGGAGCTCAAAAACGAACATCGCAAACTCTCGGTCGCCATGGCAGTGGTGATGGACCGGTCCGGCTCGATGGCAGCCACCGCAGGCGGAGGGAAAACCAAAATGGACCTCGCCAACACCGGTGCAGCCCGCGCTGTCGAATTGTTAGGAATAATGGACCAGGTCTGTGTCTTTGCCGTCGACAGTGAACCCTACCGCATCGTGCCGCTCATCGAGATCAAGGATAAGAAGAATGCCATTATTGGAAAAATCCGCCGCATCCGATCGCAGGGTGGTGGTATCTATGTCTACACCGGCCTCAAGGCAGCGTGGACGGAGCTTAAGAAATCGACCGCCGGCACGCGGCACGTGATCCTCTTTTCCGATGCCGCCGACTCCGAAGAGCCGGGCAAATACAAGGAACTCATTGCGGAGATGACCAAGGAGGGATGCACCATTTCCGTGATCGGGCTGGGAACGCCCAAGGATGCCGACGCTGCTTTTTTAAAGGATGTGGCCAAGCGGGGCAATGGACGATGTTTTTTCACCACCCGCCCAGCCGAGATTCCGCGGCTGTTTGCCCAGGAAACCGTTACCATTGCCCGCTCGGCCTTTGTGACCGATCCTGTCGGAGCCAAAGCCACGGGAAAGTGGAGTGAAATATCCGCCAAGCCATTTAGCTGGCCATCCGAGGCCGATGGCTACAACCTGTCCTACGCCCGTGAGGATGCCACCACTTCGCTGGTCACCACCGACGAGTATCTGGCCCCTCTCGTTGCCCACGCACGGCGTGGCATCGGCAGGACTGCCGCCGTCTCATTTCCGTTAGGCGGCAAGTATTCGGAGAAAATACGCGCCTGGCCACAGTATGGGGACTTTCTGCAAACCCTGACCCAATGGTTGATGGGCGACCAATTACCGCCAGGTATCGGACTGCGCCATCGGCTTGAAGGCACCCGTCTAACCATCGACCTACTCTATGACACCGAGGAATGGTCACAGAAATTCGCCATCCAAGCACCACGCATCCGCTTACTCAATGGTGAACATGCCGGTACTCCGTACGAGGTGGCATGGAAACGTATCGCACCTGGCCGGTTCTCCCTGACCCAGGATCTTGAGGAGGGGACCTTGGTCCGGGGTGCCATTCAAACCGGCGAACACGCCATCCCCTTTGGACCTATCATCGTAGGATCGAGCACCGAGTGGGCGTTTGACCCGGATCGCCTGGCCGAGCTGCGCTCCGTATCTGCACAAACCGGAGGCAGGGAGCTGCTCGACCTTTCCCAAGCATGGCTTCGTCCACCGGTGATTCATCAAGCCGATCTGCGTATCCCGCTGGCGATTGCTGCCCTGCTGCTTATTTTACTCGATGCCCTCATCACCCGTACGGGGTGGAAGTTACCCAAACCCTCACTTGTATCATCACCTGGCAAATCAAAGGCAGGCAATGGTGCCCAAAAAACAGGCAACAAGACGTATCAGAAGACGCATCAGGAAAGCGTCTCCATCGACGCAAAGTCAACCGAGACCACAGCACCGGTGGTCAAGCCTGATACCCCGTCGCCACCTGCGCAACCGCAGTCAACCAAGGCACCAGCACACCAGGAAACAACAAGAAGTTCGAGATTCGACCGTGCAAAACGCCGAAAGTGA
- a CDS encoding transposase yields the protein MYQPRFLSPSAEVSASVYHCVSRVIDRRFVLGRDEKDVFVRMMREYEAFCGVRVLSYCVMSNHFHLLVEVPPKARGAAVEMGDDEFLKRMKTIYSKLYYLDIEQMVRRLRRQGADAAVEEFKAKYTRRMHDLSSFMKGLKQRFTQWYNGKKARKGTLWEGRFKSVLVQDGYAARVMSAYIDLNPIRAGMVEKPEDYKWSSYGEAMQPTAKRGRKLARDGYCRILAGADDFNLKREGARPLQSWGDGVAERYRMMLFTDGEEVFAERRETGGGVKQVRKGFRRQDVEKVLAKGGKLSIGEALRCRVRYFSDGVTFGSRDFVDKVFKEARERFSEKRKTGARPLSGVGWRKKQTRLYSMRQLVKERLE from the coding sequence ATGTATCAGCCACGTTTTCTATCCCCTTCCGCCGAGGTTTCGGCGTCGGTTTATCACTGTGTTTCCCGGGTGATCGACCGGCGGTTTGTGTTGGGGCGGGATGAGAAGGATGTTTTTGTGCGCATGATGCGGGAGTATGAGGCGTTTTGCGGGGTGCGGGTGCTTTCCTACTGCGTGATGAGCAATCATTTCCACCTGCTGGTGGAGGTGCCGCCGAAGGCGCGGGGGGCGGCGGTGGAGATGGGGGACGATGAGTTCCTGAAGCGGATGAAAACGATTTATTCGAAGCTGTATTACCTCGACATCGAGCAAATGGTGCGGCGGCTTCGGCGGCAGGGTGCGGACGCGGCGGTGGAGGAGTTCAAGGCGAAATACACCCGGCGCATGCACGACCTGTCGTCGTTTATGAAGGGGCTCAAGCAGCGGTTCACCCAGTGGTATAACGGCAAGAAAGCGCGTAAGGGAACCTTGTGGGAGGGGCGGTTCAAGAGTGTGCTGGTGCAGGATGGTTACGCGGCGCGTGTGATGTCGGCTTACATCGACCTCAACCCGATCCGGGCGGGGATGGTGGAGAAACCCGAGGACTACAAGTGGAGTTCGTATGGCGAGGCGATGCAGCCGACGGCGAAACGGGGCCGGAAGCTGGCGCGGGACGGGTATTGCAGGATCCTGGCCGGTGCGGATGATTTTAATTTAAAAAGGGAGGGGGCAAGGCCATTGCAGAGCTGGGGCGACGGCGTGGCGGAGCGGTACCGGATGATGCTGTTCACGGATGGCGAGGAGGTGTTCGCCGAGCGGAGGGAAACGGGAGGCGGGGTCAAACAAGTGCGGAAAGGCTTCCGTCGACAGGACGTGGAGAAGGTGCTGGCGAAGGGTGGCAAGCTGAGCATTGGCGAGGCGTTGAGGTGCCGGGTCCGGTATTTCAGCGACGGCGTGACGTTTGGTAGTCGGGACTTTGTCGACAAGGTGTTCAAAGAGGCCCGTGAAAGATTCAGTGAAAAACGCAAGACCGGGGCGCGGCCATTGAGCGGTGTGGGGTGGCGGAAAAAGCAGACCCGGCTCTACTCGATGCGGCAGCTGGTCAAGGAGCGGCTGGAATAG
- a CDS encoding four helix bundle protein, translating to MKRNTKPYVLEGRTFQFALSVRLFLRQHKWDPVSWSDVTQVLRSSGSVAANFVEANESISIDDKLYRLRLCRKEAKESSLWLRLIEETNPTTKEQAEVFLQLTQETSELVKILHTIINNKTQQISTTK from the coding sequence ATGAAACGAAATACGAAACCATACGTTCTAGAAGGGAGAACCTTCCAGTTTGCTTTATCGGTTCGCTTGTTTCTGAGGCAGCATAAGTGGGATCCTGTGAGTTGGTCAGATGTAACTCAGGTATTACGGTCATCAGGCTCTGTCGCAGCCAATTTTGTTGAAGCTAATGAGAGCATCAGCATCGACGATAAACTCTACCGACTCCGCCTGTGTAGGAAAGAGGCCAAAGAATCAAGCCTCTGGCTTCGCCTCATCGAGGAAACAAACCCTACTACCAAGGAACAAGCTGAGGTATTCCTTCAACTCACCCAAGAAACGAGCGAATTGGTTAAAATTCTCCACACAATCATCAACAACAAGACCCAACAAATTTCCACCACCAAGTAA
- a CDS encoding Gfo/Idh/MocA family oxidoreductase, protein MSLRAGVAGAGAMGRNHARVFSLLEGVELVAIYDQNKQQAEAVAAEFGGMAVDSLDAFAAAVDAATVAVPTIAHRDVGCALMEKGVHVLMEKPIADTLDDARALIETSQKCGRILQVGHIERFNPVMRELEDRLSEPRFIEAHRLSPFPNRSIDIGVVLDLMIHDLEIILHLVRSPVVSVDAVGVSVMTSREDIANARIRFENGCVANVTASRISPERMRKIRVFQGDCYLSLDYQEQSAGMYRMGESGIEKVEVNVEKDEPLKRELASFVRCAEAGSTPEVSGQQGAAALDLALEITNLINQSPPATALADSSNP, encoded by the coding sequence ATGAGTTTACGAGCAGGAGTAGCAGGGGCTGGAGCCATGGGAAGAAATCACGCGAGGGTCTTTTCGTTGCTTGAAGGTGTCGAATTGGTAGCCATTTATGATCAGAATAAACAGCAGGCCGAGGCTGTGGCTGCCGAGTTTGGTGGGATGGCGGTTGATTCGTTGGACGCCTTTGCCGCCGCGGTGGATGCCGCAACGGTAGCCGTACCAACGATCGCCCATCGGGATGTGGGGTGTGCGTTGATGGAAAAAGGAGTCCATGTCCTGATGGAGAAACCGATTGCAGATACCCTGGATGATGCGCGTGCCTTGATTGAAACCTCTCAGAAATGTGGTAGGATCCTTCAGGTCGGTCACATTGAACGCTTCAATCCGGTCATGCGTGAACTGGAGGACCGGTTGAGCGAGCCGCGTTTTATCGAAGCGCACCGGCTCTCGCCGTTTCCTAACAGGAGTATTGATATCGGGGTTGTGTTAGACCTGATGATCCATGATTTGGAAATCATTCTGCATCTGGTGCGTTCACCAGTGGTGAGTGTGGATGCGGTAGGGGTGTCGGTGATGACCTCGCGCGAGGATATAGCCAATGCGCGGATTCGGTTTGAAAATGGCTGCGTTGCCAATGTGACGGCGAGCCGGATCAGCCCGGAGAGAATGCGTAAGATCCGTGTGTTCCAGGGGGATTGTTATTTATCGCTCGACTACCAGGAGCAGAGCGCGGGAATGTATCGCATGGGGGAGTCAGGTATTGAAAAAGTGGAGGTGAATGTGGAGAAAGACGAGCCGCTGAAGCGGGAGCTGGCCTCTTTTGTCCGATGTGCCGAGGCGGGATCAACGCCGGAGGTCTCCGGGCAACAGGGTGCAGCGGCGCTCGACCTGGCGCTGGAGATCACCAATCTGATCAACCAGTCGCCCCCGGCGACGGCGCTTGCCGATTCCTCCAATCCCTGA
- the thiD gene encoding bifunctional hydroxymethylpyrimidine kinase/phosphomethylpyrimidine kinase: protein MTTAHPIALTIAGSDCSGGAGLQADLKTFQSFAVHGLSAVTSIVAETPLEVRQIEPVEIPLLQAQLNILLETYPIGAAKTGLLPSRMCIIAVSEVAETLKKRGIPIVVDPVMIASTGASLIDGDTSSILTNRLLPLSALVTPNIPEAEVLLNRKITTEADLETAARDIAGQFQVSCLVKGGHLPGDSDRLDVLWHQGEAHPFRHPYANIPGGIHGTGCTLSSAITAGLALGHSMEKAVPDAIEYVQGLIQSAHTWKHSGKNNGMSVRCLGW, encoded by the coding sequence ATGACCACCGCCCATCCCATCGCATTAACCATCGCTGGATCGGATTGCTCCGGCGGCGCAGGTCTTCAGGCCGATCTGAAGACGTTCCAGAGCTTTGCTGTGCATGGACTCAGTGCCGTCACCAGCATTGTGGCGGAAACCCCTCTGGAGGTCCGACAGATCGAACCGGTGGAGATCCCCCTGTTGCAAGCCCAACTGAATATCTTGCTGGAAACCTACCCCATCGGCGCAGCCAAGACGGGACTGCTGCCATCACGCATGTGCATCATCGCCGTCTCCGAGGTGGCTGAAACTCTCAAAAAACGAGGCATCCCTATCGTGGTCGATCCCGTGATGATCGCGTCCACGGGAGCCTCACTCATCGATGGCGATACATCCAGCATCCTGACTAACAGGCTACTCCCCCTATCAGCACTCGTCACACCTAACATCCCGGAGGCTGAAGTTCTGTTAAACAGGAAAATCACCACCGAAGCCGACCTCGAAACGGCGGCGCGTGACATTGCCGGACAATTTCAAGTTTCCTGCCTTGTGAAAGGGGGACATCTTCCGGGCGACTCCGACCGACTCGACGTGCTCTGGCACCAGGGCGAAGCCCACCCGTTCAGGCACCCTTATGCAAATATCCCCGGAGGCATCCACGGAACAGGCTGCACCCTTTCCTCCGCCATCACAGCCGGTCTCGCGCTGGGACACTCCATGGAAAAAGCCGTGCCAGATGCCATTGAATACGTCCAGGGGCTTATTCAATCGGCACACACCTGGAAGCATTCTGGCAAGAACAACGGCATGAGCGTCCGCTGCCTTGGTTGGTAA
- a CDS encoding AAA family ATPase, giving the protein MQFATESEVAAASKHVRSLGTTLNQVLFGQEELIDLVITGLLARGHILLEGLPGLGKTELVKGLSKALGLDSKRIQFTPDLLPGDITGNPVLQERDGHREFVFQPGPLFTNVLLADEINRASPKTQSAMLEAMQERRVTVIGETHHLPTPFFVLATQNPIELEGTYPLPEAQLDRFLFKLEVSRNNVETLEKIVTHRELGAEPDVTTVMDAAQLDETLSLVRRIYLPDVVANYIARLVDATHPGQSSASSGIKYGSSPRAALSLASAAKARALINERTHASFEDVKYCAPAVLRHRMILDYNARVEGKTTNDTILALLNEIPFQAKDTPRTMVSQ; this is encoded by the coding sequence ATGCAATTCGCCACCGAATCCGAAGTCGCCGCCGCCAGTAAACACGTCCGCTCACTCGGCACCACCCTCAATCAGGTTCTCTTTGGTCAGGAGGAGCTCATCGATCTTGTGATCACCGGCTTGCTGGCACGTGGACACATATTGTTAGAAGGCCTTCCCGGCCTGGGAAAAACGGAACTGGTCAAAGGACTCTCGAAAGCCCTCGGACTCGACTCCAAACGCATCCAGTTCACCCCCGACCTCCTTCCCGGCGACATCACAGGCAACCCGGTGTTGCAGGAGAGGGACGGCCACCGCGAATTTGTTTTTCAGCCAGGCCCGCTGTTTACCAACGTCCTGTTAGCCGATGAAATCAACCGCGCATCACCTAAAACCCAGTCGGCGATGTTGGAAGCGATGCAGGAACGCCGTGTGACCGTCATTGGCGAAACACATCATCTCCCCACTCCCTTCTTTGTCCTCGCTACCCAGAACCCGATCGAACTGGAAGGCACCTACCCTTTGCCCGAGGCCCAGCTCGACCGCTTTCTTTTTAAACTCGAGGTCAGTCGCAACAATGTGGAAACCTTGGAAAAAATCGTCACCCACCGTGAACTCGGCGCCGAGCCCGACGTGACCACGGTGATGGATGCCGCCCAGCTTGACGAAACTCTCAGCCTGGTCCGCCGCATCTATCTTCCCGATGTCGTGGCCAACTACATCGCCCGCCTCGTTGATGCCACCCACCCCGGCCAATCATCCGCCTCCAGCGGCATCAAATACGGCTCCAGCCCGCGCGCCGCCCTGTCGCTCGCGTCCGCCGCCAAAGCCCGCGCCCTGATCAACGAACGCACCCACGCGAGTTTCGAGGATGTGAAATACTGCGCCCCCGCCGTCCTGCGCCACCGCATGATCCTTGACTACAATGCCCGGGTCGAAGGTAAAACAACCAACGACACCATCCTCGCCCTCCTCAACGAAATTCCATTCCAAGCCAAGGACACCCCCAGAACCATGGTCAGTCAATAG
- a CDS encoding terpene cyclase/mutase family protein translates to MSLHAQLSPEAEAALLKQQRNTTITSIIISILSCILLLLILLFWWLKPIAPFKEDFVTYKGDLPEPPSREKPTFNRPVQHKPSRPSAHLNKVIISNIRSNIAIPVIDIDTPTPSTDLGSGDDFGQGMDEGTGIGSPGFRPLPYTIRKRCSEANRIDLITQNGGNAQCETAVVNTLRWLQKTQNPDGSWTSDRKVSMTAFALLTFLGHCETPDSEEFGDAVTKAISYLVNVGMKNNGKLADDIKDKHWPYEHAIATYALAEATTFCISLDIPFPRLMETTKAAGDWILEHQHTSGAWDYAYDMSGKRGGDTSIALWHIQALKACKHTGLWENSTFRDCIKKSLSYLKGKQGPDGGVGYASPSPSGEAGFTMTGGAMLAYQMWGKSHDSVVRKGARYIKKNARLDYHTADADLYRHYYHVQAMMHRGGDDWRAYNTLFRDQLLANQNADGSYKNVGGGSKVKAVAPTYQGVSVTATHYRTCLATLMLETYYRFLPATGKNAIH, encoded by the coding sequence ATGAGCCTACACGCACAACTCTCCCCCGAAGCCGAAGCGGCTTTGTTAAAGCAGCAAAGGAATACAACCATCACCAGCATCATCATCTCGATTCTATCATGTATCCTGCTATTGCTCATACTGCTCTTCTGGTGGCTTAAACCCATCGCGCCATTCAAGGAAGACTTCGTAACCTATAAAGGCGATCTCCCGGAGCCTCCCTCCCGCGAAAAACCCACTTTCAACCGTCCGGTGCAACACAAGCCATCCCGACCATCAGCGCACCTCAACAAGGTCATCATCTCTAACATACGTTCCAACATTGCGATCCCGGTAATCGACATCGACACCCCCACTCCATCCACGGATCTTGGCAGCGGGGATGACTTTGGCCAGGGTATGGACGAAGGCACCGGCATTGGATCGCCCGGGTTCAGGCCGCTGCCATATACGATCAGAAAACGTTGCTCCGAAGCCAACCGGATCGATCTCATTACTCAAAACGGCGGTAACGCACAATGCGAGACCGCCGTCGTCAACACCCTCCGATGGCTTCAAAAAACACAAAACCCCGACGGCAGCTGGACTTCTGACCGCAAGGTGTCCATGACCGCTTTTGCGCTGCTGACCTTCCTCGGACATTGTGAAACCCCTGACTCCGAGGAATTCGGTGACGCGGTCACCAAGGCTATTTCCTACCTCGTCAATGTGGGTATGAAAAACAACGGCAAACTCGCCGACGACATCAAGGACAAACACTGGCCCTACGAGCACGCCATCGCCACTTACGCCCTCGCTGAGGCCACCACCTTCTGCATCAGCCTCGACATCCCGTTTCCCAGATTAATGGAAACCACCAAGGCTGCGGGCGACTGGATTCTCGAGCACCAGCATACCTCCGGCGCATGGGATTACGCCTATGACATGTCCGGAAAGCGCGGTGGCGACACATCAATCGCCCTCTGGCACATCCAGGCACTCAAGGCCTGCAAACACACAGGGCTTTGGGAAAACAGCACCTTCCGCGACTGTATCAAAAAATCCCTCAGCTATCTCAAAGGGAAACAAGGACCCGATGGCGGGGTAGGTTACGCCTCCCCCTCACCCAGTGGAGAGGCTGGTTTCACCATGACCGGCGGCGCCATGCTCGCGTACCAAATGTGGGGTAAAAGCCACGATTCCGTGGTTCGCAAAGGTGCTAGGTATATCAAAAAAAATGCCAGACTCGACTACCATACCGCCGACGCCGACCTCTACCGCCACTACTACCACGTGCAAGCGATGATGCACCGCGGTGGCGATGACTGGCGGGCCTACAATACTCTTTTCCGCGACCAGCTGCTGGCAAACCAGAATGCTGACGGGTCCTATAAAAACGTGGGGGGCGGCAGTAAGGTCAAAGCCGTGGCCCCCACCTACCAGGGTGTATCAGTCACAGCCACCCACTACCGGACCTGCCTCGCAACCCTGATGCTGGAAACCTACTACCGCTTCCTTCCCGCAACCGGCAAAAACGCCATCCACTAG